From Lysinibacillus sp. SGAir0095, the proteins below share one genomic window:
- a CDS encoding NAD kinase, translating to MRFSIQSRRDSQSNELMELATTYLTDFGLILDEEEPDIVISIGGDGTLLHAFHRHAHRLDKVAFVGIHTGHLGFYADWKPSELEKLVLSIAKNEFNVVEYPLLEVQVHCHSSETTRYLALNEATIKSPDVTLVMDIELNGNQFERFRGDGLCVSTPSGSTAYNKALGGAIIHPTLQAFQITEMASINNRVFRTVGSSLVLPAHHSCTLKPVKDQQFTMTIDHKHLLQSDLKFITFNVANEKVRFARFRPFPFWERVHDSFVSND from the coding sequence TTGCGATTTTCAATTCAATCACGCAGAGATTCCCAATCAAATGAATTGATGGAGCTCGCAACGACATATTTAACAGATTTTGGACTGATATTAGATGAAGAAGAACCAGATATCGTCATCTCCATTGGTGGGGATGGAACGCTTCTGCATGCCTTTCATCGTCATGCACATCGTTTGGACAAAGTGGCATTTGTGGGCATACACACTGGACATCTTGGATTCTATGCGGACTGGAAGCCATCTGAATTAGAAAAATTAGTACTTTCTATAGCAAAAAATGAGTTTAATGTAGTGGAGTACCCATTGTTAGAAGTGCAAGTGCATTGCCACAGCTCAGAAACAACTAGATACTTGGCTTTAAACGAAGCGACAATTAAATCACCTGATGTAACTCTTGTAATGGATATCGAATTAAATGGCAATCAATTTGAGCGTTTTCGTGGAGATGGATTATGTGTTTCTACTCCATCTGGATCTACAGCCTATAACAAAGCGCTTGGTGGAGCAATCATTCATCCAACATTACAAGCGTTCCAAATTACAGAGATGGCCTCAATCAATAACAGAGTGTTTCGTACTGTTGGTTCATCCCTTGTACTACCGGCCCATCATAGCTGCACATTAAAGCCGGTAAAAGATCAGCAATTCACGATGACTATTGATCATAAGCACCTGTTGCAGAGTGATTTAAAATTTATCACCTTTAATGTAGCTAATGAGAAAGTGCGTTTCGCGCGTTTTCGTCCTTTTCCATTCTGGGAAAGAGTTCATGATTCATTTGTTTCGAATGACTAG
- a CDS encoding RluA family pseudouridine synthase produces the protein MDKRFKLQFYAANDGELLRDAIGKFGISKRGLTSIKYRGGAILVNEEERTVRHVLKKGDVITILFPPEELSEGLIVEHKDLPILYEDESFLILDKPPFMNTIPSRENPTGSLANYIGGYFEKQGIHSTVHIVTRLDRDTSGVVCIAKHSHIHHLMGLQQKRGLLNKQYEAIVHGHVTEDDQAIIAPIGRKDTSIIEREVRPDGQYSHTDVTVLKRGHTKDMQPITQVRLKLHTGRTHQIRVHMAHIGHPLVGDELYGGSRELFDRQALHCVLLEIIHPLTSQKLQFTSDVLEPMRNLINN, from the coding sequence ATGGATAAAAGATTTAAACTACAATTTTACGCAGCAAACGACGGTGAGCTATTAAGAGACGCCATTGGCAAATTCGGTATTTCTAAAAGAGGGCTAACATCCATTAAGTATCGTGGTGGGGCAATTTTGGTAAATGAGGAGGAAAGAACGGTTCGACATGTACTAAAGAAGGGAGATGTCATAACGATTCTTTTTCCTCCTGAAGAATTGAGTGAAGGACTCATAGTTGAACATAAGGATTTACCTATTCTTTATGAGGATGAGTCATTTCTTATCCTTGATAAACCCCCTTTTATGAATACAATTCCATCCAGAGAGAACCCAACTGGAAGTTTGGCTAATTACATTGGCGGGTACTTTGAAAAACAAGGCATACATTCGACCGTACATATTGTAACTAGATTAGACCGAGATACCTCTGGTGTTGTCTGTATTGCTAAACATAGTCATATTCATCATCTAATGGGTCTACAACAAAAGAGAGGGTTGCTTAATAAGCAATATGAAGCAATTGTTCATGGTCATGTAACAGAAGACGACCAAGCAATTATTGCTCCTATCGGACGAAAAGATACCAGTATTATCGAGAGAGAAGTTCGACCAGATGGACAGTATTCTCATACGGATGTTACGGTCCTAAAAAGAGGCCACACGAAAGATATGCAGCCTATTACGCAAGTAAGACTTAAACTTCATACTGGAAGAACGCATCAAATTCGTGTACATATGGCACATATTGGTCACCCTCTCGTAGGAGATGAGTTATATGGAGGGAGTAGGGAGCTTTTTGATAGGCAAGCGCTCCATTGTGTATTACTTGAAATCATACACCCATTGACTAGTCAAAAGTTACAGTTTACCAGTGATGTTCTGGAACCAATGCGAAATTTGATAAATAACTAA
- the mgtE gene encoding magnesium transporter, whose amino-acid sequence MVEQQNNKNEELFNEDELRQYLLDENIDQFREIFLELHSYDQAQFYEKVGPDIRKTIYQFLSPQEMATIFETIELEDEEYEQFLKEMDTSYGAEMLSYMYTDDAVDVLNELDDEQRESYLEMMDSETAEEINELLAYAEYTAGAIMTTEYVSVLENSTVRSAMTVLRNEAPNAETIYYVFVVDDKHCLSGVISLRDLIISDEDTLIRDIMNERVVYVKVSDDQEQVAQIMKDYNFLAIPVVNDSHEMLGIITVDDIIDVIDEEASDDYSKLAGLSDVDDIEASPFKAAKKRLPWLIMLLFLGMITATLMGQFEATLEKVALLALFIPLISGTSGNSGTQALAVAVRGIATGEIGEKSKIKMLLREVLTGLITGIVCGIIVVGIIFFWKHSLIIGLLVGAAICISILVATIAGSFIPLLIHKLGVDPAVASGPFITTVNDVTSILIYLGLASIFLGQLV is encoded by the coding sequence ATGGTAGAACAACAAAATAACAAAAATGAAGAGCTATTCAATGAAGATGAATTACGTCAGTATTTACTTGATGAAAATATTGACCAATTCCGCGAGATCTTTTTAGAGCTTCATTCCTATGATCAGGCCCAATTTTATGAGAAGGTAGGACCTGATATACGAAAAACCATTTATCAATTCTTGTCTCCTCAAGAAATGGCGACAATCTTTGAAACAATTGAATTAGAAGATGAAGAATATGAACAATTCTTAAAAGAGATGGATACGTCGTATGGGGCTGAAATGCTTTCTTACATGTATACCGATGATGCAGTAGACGTTTTAAATGAGTTGGATGATGAGCAACGGGAAAGCTATCTTGAAATGATGGATAGCGAAACAGCTGAAGAAATTAATGAACTACTGGCATATGCAGAATATACTGCTGGGGCCATTATGACAACGGAGTATGTCTCAGTACTTGAAAATTCAACGGTACGTTCAGCTATGACCGTATTACGCAATGAGGCTCCGAACGCTGAAACGATTTATTACGTATTTGTGGTTGATGATAAGCACTGTTTAAGCGGCGTTATTTCTTTAAGAGATTTAATCATTTCAGATGAAGACACATTAATTCGTGACATTATGAATGAACGTGTTGTTTATGTGAAGGTATCCGATGATCAGGAACAAGTAGCCCAAATCATGAAAGATTATAACTTTTTAGCGATTCCAGTTGTGAATGATAGCCATGAAATGCTGGGAATCATAACAGTCGATGATATTATTGACGTTATCGATGAAGAAGCTTCTGATGATTATTCTAAGCTTGCCGGGTTATCGGATGTAGATGACATCGAAGCAAGCCCGTTTAAAGCTGCTAAGAAACGCCTGCCTTGGTTAATCATGCTACTGTTTCTAGGAATGATTACAGCAACCTTAATGGGGCAATTTGAGGCGACATTAGAAAAAGTTGCTTTACTTGCGCTCTTTATCCCTTTAATATCTGGGACATCCGGTAATAGTGGAACTCAAGCCCTTGCGGTAGCAGTTCGTGGTATTGCAACAGGGGAAATCGGAGAAAAAAGTAAGATCAAAATGCTTCTTAGAGAAGTGTTAACAGGGTTAATCACGGGGATTGTTTGTGGCATTATTGTCGTAGGAATCATATTTTTCTGGAAGCATTCACTTATTATTGGACTACTGGTTGGTGCGGCTATATGTATTTCAATTCTTGTTGCTACGATAGCAGGTTCATTTATACCGCTACTGATTCATAAGCTTGGTGTTGACCCAGCCGTCGCATCCGGGCCATTCATTACAACAGTAAATGACGTAACGAGTATATTAATTTATTTAGGGTTAGCATCCATATTTTTAGGGCAGTTAGTTTAA
- a CDS encoding 4-diphosphocytidyl-2C-methyl-D-erythritol kinase: protein MEEPILFISSPPVYFTEIVEVKETFLEESTSVFVPNRTDRIIDQVIARQLNYFSQPVNQFRTLVFHLSNGEKVVGKVDEVMGSDVKIKSANQFIMINGNDINTITIANGI, encoded by the coding sequence ATGGAAGAGCCAATTTTATTTATCTCAAGCCCTCCTGTTTATTTTACTGAGATTGTGGAGGTTAAGGAAACTTTCTTAGAAGAGAGTACATCAGTTTTTGTACCAAATCGGACGGATCGTATCATTGATCAAGTGATCGCAAGACAGTTAAATTATTTTTCACAGCCTGTTAATCAATTTAGAACATTAGTGTTTCATTTAAGTAATGGAGAAAAAGTTGTAGGTAAAGTGGACGAAGTGATGGGGTCTGATGTAAAAATCAAGTCAGCAAACCAATTTATCATGATTAATGGAAATGACATCAATACCATTACTATTGCCAATGGTATTTAA
- a CDS encoding CotY/CotZ family spore coat protein gives MGCGKNKFESSSREDMMGGSGCICEVVKTILKLQNQAVRHDDTCGTSCFIEPIGGLTKHGHADTRVFMLLDKLGRPFKVVAKGKDCTYALTPFFRVEDVFGDCCATLRAVVAVEEDEAVELFEEGSSEMVAEAFEDITRFKKTETCVTVDLNDFTAIQCVADVDLNIHHH, from the coding sequence ATGGGTTGTGGAAAAAATAAATTTGAGAGTTCATCGAGAGAAGATATGATGGGCGGTTCAGGTTGTATTTGTGAAGTTGTTAAAACGATTTTAAAACTACAAAATCAAGCAGTAAGACATGATGATACTTGTGGAACTAGCTGTTTCATAGAGCCAATCGGAGGTTTAACTAAGCATGGTCACGCTGATACTCGTGTCTTCATGCTACTAGATAAGCTAGGAAGACCATTTAAAGTTGTAGCTAAAGGTAAAGATTGCACTTACGCTCTGACACCATTCTTCCGAGTGGAGGATGTATTCGGTGATTGCTGTGCTACTTTACGTGCAGTTGTTGCTGTAGAAGAAGACGAAGCTGTAGAACTATTTGAAGAAGGTTCAAGTGAAATGGTAGCAGAAGCATTCGAAGATATCACAAGATTCAAGAAAACAGAAACTTGTGTAACTGTTGACTTAAATGACTTCACTGCTATTCAATGTGTGGCTGATGTTGACCTAAACATCCACCATCACTAA
- a CDS encoding YhcN/YlaJ family sporulation lipoprotein: MKKLVLLCFIPLFLIGCSNEQTIQVSGVATDEEKRTEIEDLIRNMEDVYTGTAIMVEDEVLVAIQVKPWLGFKEQKVEKKLQKEIEEKYPDLNVVVSSDFKMHWETQKLLEEEDEKKVTDEVKKLKDLAKEET, translated from the coding sequence TTGAAAAAATTGGTATTGTTATGCTTTATTCCACTTTTTTTGATTGGATGCTCTAATGAACAGACAATCCAAGTTTCAGGAGTGGCTACGGATGAGGAGAAAAGAACAGAAATAGAAGACTTGATTCGTAACATGGAGGACGTTTATACAGGGACCGCCATAATGGTTGAAGATGAAGTATTAGTTGCCATACAAGTAAAACCATGGCTTGGATTCAAAGAACAAAAAGTCGAAAAAAAGTTACAAAAAGAAATAGAAGAAAAATACCCTGACCTGAATGTAGTTGTTTCATCTGACTTCAAAATGCATTGGGAAACACAGAAACTTCTTGAAGAAGAAGATGAAAAAAAGGTAACAGATGAAGTGAAGAAACTTAAAGATCTAGCAAAGGAGGAGACTTAA
- the spoVAC gene encoding stage V sporulation protein AC: MDPQEYQQIEQKITPPTPYLKNALKAFLVGGIICAIGQGITFLYIIFFDFTDITAGNATVATMVFIAMVLTGLGLYRKLGAFAGAGSAVPVTGFGNAVVSAAIEGKTEGWVLGVGGNMFKLAGSVILFGVGSAFFIALIKLILVSMGVVEW, encoded by the coding sequence ATGGATCCACAAGAATATCAACAAATTGAACAAAAAATCACCCCTCCTACACCGTATCTGAAAAACGCTTTAAAGGCATTCCTAGTTGGTGGAATCATTTGTGCAATTGGACAGGGTATTACTTTTTTATATATTATCTTTTTTGATTTCACGGATATAACAGCAGGAAATGCAACAGTTGCAACCATGGTATTTATCGCGATGGTATTAACAGGTTTAGGATTATACCGAAAGCTGGGTGCATTTGCAGGAGCGGGAAGTGCAGTTCCGGTTACAGGGTTCGGCAATGCAGTCGTATCTGCAGCAATAGAAGGAAAAACAGAAGGCTGGGTTTTAGGTGTAGGAGGCAATATGTTTAAATTAGCTGGATCGGTAATATTATTTGGAGTTGGATCTGCCTTTTTCATAGCACTGATTAAGCTTATTTTAGTGTCAATGGGTGTGGTCGAATGGTGA
- a CDS encoding stage V sporulation protein AD gives MVILFSSKPSILACGAVAGPVESKSVFYSYFDSVSEDERWGQKTNEQGHSKMIQEACDVVMKKADLKNLDVDFFLSGDLVNQMTPTNFAARELAISFIGLFSACATSVSSVIIASLLTEVGASQFAIAGAASQHNAIERQFRYPIDYGAQKPATAQWTVTAAGYALIGKHDPKYPSVVAATVGKVVDYGEVSPFHMGGAMAPAAYDTITDHLKKRHQKITDYDLIMTGDLGKIGLKILKAMFAQTNAKQEELDVFRDAGAEYYGEDEAFQSGASGAGCSASVYFSYIEQQMKTGRYKRVLLVATGALLSPMSFQQGETIPCTAHAIEITME, from the coding sequence ATGGTGATATTATTTTCATCTAAACCATCCATACTTGCCTGTGGTGCTGTAGCTGGTCCGGTTGAAAGTAAAAGTGTCTTTTATTCTTATTTTGACTCTGTATCCGAAGATGAGAGATGGGGACAAAAGACAAATGAACAAGGGCATTCAAAAATGATTCAAGAAGCCTGTGATGTTGTAATGAAGAAAGCCGATTTGAAAAATTTAGATGTTGATTTCTTTTTAAGTGGTGACCTTGTAAATCAGATGACTCCAACTAATTTTGCAGCCAGAGAGCTGGCTATTTCCTTTATTGGACTGTTTTCTGCATGTGCGACTTCTGTTTCTTCAGTTATTATTGCAAGTCTTCTGACCGAAGTAGGTGCTTCTCAATTTGCTATTGCTGGTGCTGCTAGCCAACATAATGCAATTGAAAGACAATTTCGTTATCCCATAGACTATGGTGCACAAAAGCCTGCAACTGCACAGTGGACAGTAACGGCAGCAGGATATGCATTAATAGGAAAACATGACCCAAAATACCCTTCAGTGGTTGCTGCTACAGTTGGAAAGGTGGTTGATTATGGGGAAGTAAGTCCATTTCATATGGGAGGAGCAATGGCTCCAGCAGCTTATGATACAATCACGGATCATTTAAAGAAACGTCACCAAAAAATAACAGATTATGATCTAATCATGACAGGTGACTTAGGGAAAATTGGATTAAAGATCTTAAAAGCTATGTTTGCTCAAACGAATGCAAAGCAAGAAGAATTAGATGTATTCCGAGATGCCGGTGCAGAATATTACGGAGAAGATGAAGCGTTCCAATCAGGGGCAAGTGGTGCCGGCTGTTCAGCATCTGTCTATTTCAGTTATATTGAGCAGCAAATGAAAACAGGACGCTATAAAAGGGTTTTATTAGTTGCGACAGGTGCTCTCCTTTCTCCAATGTCTTTCCAGCAAGGTGAGACGATTCCTTGTACTGCACATGCAATTGAAATAACGATGGAGTGA
- the spoVAE gene encoding stage V sporulation protein AE — MLVFYSFLIAFIVGGLICVIGQLIMDVGKLTPGHTLAILVVSGAILDGLGLYEPLIDFAGAGATIPITSFGNALTHGALAEAEKHGWVGVLTGMFEVTSSGISAAIVFGFIAALIFKPKGKAN, encoded by the coding sequence ATGCTTGTTTTTTATAGTTTTTTAATTGCATTTATTGTCGGTGGCTTAATATGTGTGATAGGTCAGTTAATTATGGATGTTGGAAAGCTGACACCAGGTCATACTTTAGCCATTTTAGTAGTATCAGGTGCCATTTTAGATGGACTGGGTTTATATGAACCATTGATTGATTTTGCCGGAGCTGGTGCAACGATTCCCATTACATCCTTTGGAAATGCGTTAACTCATGGTGCCTTGGCAGAGGCTGAAAAACATGGATGGGTCGGCGTTTTAACAGGCATGTTCGAGGTAACAAGCTCTGGAATAAGCGCAGCGATAGTTTTTGGATTTATCGCCGCATTAATTTTTAAACCAAAAGGAAAAGCAAACTAG
- a CDS encoding YjcZ family sporulation protein, giving the protein MWNNCCGSQVNPAYDFCGPTHCMPAYDMCGGGGYKGSYFVLIVVLFILLIIVGKFYM; this is encoded by the coding sequence ATGTGGAATAACTGCTGCGGTAGTCAAGTAAACCCTGCCTATGATTTTTGTGGACCAACTCATTGCATGCCTGCATATGATATGTGTGGAGGCGGTGGATACAAAGGATCTTACTTTGTGTTAATCGTTGTGCTATTCATTTTATTAATCATAGTAGGAAAGTTCTATATGTAA
- a CDS encoding stage VI sporulation protein F, with product MQNPFFKQIENKTGVSMEEIFALANAIQHADFSNEKQVRKIVKRVSKVANKPVSKELEDQIVKSIIQDGKSLDLGKIQKMLG from the coding sequence ATGCAAAACCCTTTTTTTAAACAGATAGAAAATAAAACGGGCGTAAGTATGGAGGAAATTTTTGCTCTAGCAAATGCAATTCAACATGCTGATTTTTCAAATGAAAAACAAGTACGCAAGATTGTAAAACGTGTTAGTAAAGTGGCAAACAAACCTGTTTCAAAAGAATTAGAGGATCAAATCGTTAAATCGATTATCCAGGATGGAAAATCATTGGATTTGGGGAAAATTCAAAAGATGTTAGGCTAA
- a CDS encoding GNAT family N-acetyltransferase produces MYQINIVKNEKDLALAFSVRKKVFVEEQGVPEHLELDEHDSTSIHFIVQDQDHPIGAARLRKLDETIGKVERVCVLEPFRGKKLGILIMEKIEEYAKELGIKKLKLNAQSYAIPFYEKLQYTTTSPEFLDAGIPHRAMEKLI; encoded by the coding sequence TTGTATCAGATTAACATTGTTAAAAACGAAAAAGATCTAGCTTTAGCATTTTCAGTTAGAAAAAAAGTCTTTGTTGAAGAACAAGGTGTCCCAGAGCATCTTGAACTAGATGAGCATGATTCGACTTCGATTCACTTTATCGTCCAGGATCAAGATCACCCAATTGGAGCAGCCAGACTCCGGAAATTAGACGAAACAATCGGCAAGGTTGAACGAGTTTGTGTTCTTGAACCATTTAGAGGCAAGAAACTTGGTATACTGATAATGGAAAAAATCGAAGAGTATGCTAAAGAGTTAGGGATAAAGAAACTTAAACTTAATGCACAAAGCTATGCAATTCCTTTTTATGAAAAGCTTCAATATACAACTACTTCGCCAGAATTTCTTGATGCAGGGATTCCACATCGTGCAATGGAGAAATTAATATAA
- a CDS encoding YjcG family protein translates to MKYGIVAFPSKKLQDLANTYRKRYDSHYSKITPHLTLKEAFEADENEIGTISKAIASIAENHAPLTIHASKISSFFPTTNVIYFKVEPTNELKKLHQDLQEQLNIGMPKHVFIPHITIAQDLTETEHDDIYGQLRMIGVDEQEVIDRIHLVYQLEDGSWTAYDTYRLTGAE, encoded by the coding sequence ATGAAATACGGTATTGTAGCATTTCCATCAAAAAAATTACAAGATTTAGCTAACACATATCGCAAGCGGTATGATTCACATTATTCAAAAATAACACCGCATCTTACTCTTAAAGAGGCATTTGAAGCAGATGAAAATGAAATCGGCACCATTTCTAAAGCCATAGCTTCAATTGCAGAAAACCATGCACCTTTAACTATTCACGCGTCTAAAATTAGTTCCTTCTTCCCGACGACGAATGTAATTTATTTTAAAGTGGAACCAACAAACGAACTAAAAAAGCTTCATCAAGATCTTCAAGAGCAATTGAATATTGGCATGCCTAAGCATGTATTTATTCCTCATATTACGATTGCACAGGACTTGACTGAAACAGAGCATGACGACATCTATGGTCAATTACGAATGATTGGCGTTGATGAACAAGAAGTAATAGATCGAATCCATTTGGTATATCAACTTGAAGATGGCTCTTGGACTGCTTACGATACTTATCGATTAACTGGGGCTGAATAA
- a CDS encoding esterase family protein has protein sequence MDRGTIKEISFFSTSLNEEQELLIYVPANYTPLNKYNILIASDGKDYFQLGGITRLADQLLNDYEIENIIIVGIPYKSVGDRRKKYIPTGELHEAYLRFLAHELVPYLDEEFSTFQLGSTRGIIGDSMAATVSLIAALKYPTIFGKAILQSPFVDEHVLNIVEKSNNINAISIYHVIGKGEDQVLTTDKKIKDFLTPNRQLHTLLTTKGYKTFYEEFDGNHTWKYWKPDLKRALVETFS, from the coding sequence TTGGATCGCGGAACCATTAAAGAAATTTCATTTTTTAGTACGTCTTTAAACGAAGAACAGGAATTATTAATTTATGTACCTGCCAATTATACTCCGTTAAACAAATATAACATTCTAATCGCTTCTGACGGTAAGGATTATTTCCAATTGGGTGGCATCACACGATTAGCAGATCAATTACTTAATGATTACGAAATTGAAAATATTATTATTGTAGGAATTCCTTATAAGAGTGTAGGAGATCGCAGGAAAAAATATATACCTACAGGTGAATTGCACGAAGCTTATTTACGTTTCCTTGCACACGAGCTTGTTCCATACTTGGATGAGGAGTTTTCGACTTTTCAGCTAGGGTCAACAAGAGGTATTATCGGGGATTCAATGGCGGCGACTGTTTCCCTAATAGCAGCTTTAAAATATCCGACAATTTTTGGAAAAGCAATTTTACAATCACCGTTTGTAGATGAGCATGTTTTAAACATTGTAGAAAAATCGAATAATATAAATGCGATTTCAATCTATCATGTGATTGGTAAAGGTGAAGATCAAGTTTTAACAACAGATAAAAAAATAAAAGACTTTTTGACACCGAACAGACAACTTCACACCTTACTTACTACAAAAGGTTATAAAACTTTCTATGAGGAATTCGATGGTAATCATACTTGGAAGTATTGGAAGCCTGATCTTAAACGGGCATTAGTTGAAACTTTCAGTTAA
- a CDS encoding phosphatidylglycerophosphatase A yields MQDKNNRVPSEDVAQATKEALKRRGVEITDIAEIVYQMQLPYNADLLMEHCIDSVERVLRKREVQHSVLVGIELDELAEKKMLSVPLQSIIESDEGLFGVDETLALGVVMTYGSIALTTFGYLDKNKVGIIKKLDTKLDLSVHTFLDDLVASIAASAASRIAHRMRDLEEGVETFADEPALVLESSSNSNSNI; encoded by the coding sequence ATGCAGGATAAAAATAATCGTGTTCCATCTGAAGATGTTGCACAAGCAACGAAAGAAGCGCTAAAAAGACGTGGAGTAGAAATTACAGACATCGCTGAGATTGTATATCAAATGCAATTACCATATAATGCAGACTTATTAATGGAGCATTGTATTGACTCGGTTGAACGAGTTTTAAGAAAAAGAGAGGTTCAACATTCTGTACTTGTAGGTATTGAATTAGACGAATTAGCTGAAAAGAAAATGTTATCGGTGCCTCTACAGTCCATAATTGAGTCCGATGAAGGCTTATTTGGTGTTGATGAAACGCTTGCGCTAGGAGTAGTTATGACGTATGGGAGCATCGCTTTAACTACTTTTGGTTATTTAGATAAAAATAAAGTTGGAATAATTAAGAAACTAGATACAAAATTAGACCTAAGCGTTCATACCTTTTTAGATGATTTAGTTGCTAGTATCGCAGCTAGTGCCGCGTCAAGAATTGCTCATCGAATGCGTGATTTAGAAGAGGGAGTAGAAACATTTGCAGATGAACCTGCATTAGTACTTGAATCTTCATCAAATTCGAATTCTAATATCTAG
- a CDS encoding protein phosphatase 2C domain-containing protein, with product MLDAHNSAESAEIVLQQFTFKKKELQALLNLPFRQTFKEIEKTVLNLFQDEQFISDCRKIQGETACLIVLRKDKYIWWFSVGDCSSYIFHKELAKLGQFQLNQRQFYEWVGQVNTFDQIIPCYSSGIRELRKSVNRLFLTTDGLIECPNEPVSSSQNIYHIMNCPIIDDGLLTLLQTIKENHVRDSTTIISWDVCITQNVTRPSDE from the coding sequence ATTTTAGATGCTCACAATTCTGCAGAAAGTGCCGAAATTGTTTTACAGCAATTCACATTTAAAAAGAAAGAATTACAAGCTTTATTAAATTTGCCCTTTAGACAAACTTTTAAAGAAATAGAGAAAACAGTTCTTAACCTATTTCAAGATGAACAGTTTATTTCGGATTGTCGAAAAATTCAAGGTGAAACGGCTTGCCTAATTGTTCTAAGAAAAGATAAATACATCTGGTGGTTTTCAGTCGGGGATTGCAGTTCCTATATTTTCCATAAAGAACTAGCCAAGTTAGGTCAATTTCAATTGAATCAACGGCAATTTTATGAATGGGTTGGTCAGGTGAACACTTTCGACCAAATAATCCCCTGTTATAGTAGTGGTATTAGAGAGCTAAGAAAAAGCGTAAATCGACTATTTTTAACGACAGATGGACTTATTGAATGTCCTAACGAGCCTGTTTCTTCATCCCAGAATATCTATCATATTATGAATTGTCCAATAATCGATGATGGGTTATTGACATTATTACAAACCATTAAGGAGAATCATGTTCGAGATAGTACAACCATCATTTCTTGGGACGTCTGTATAACACAGAATGTAACTAGACCCAGTGATGAATAA